Genomic DNA from Epinephelus fuscoguttatus linkage group LG14, E.fuscoguttatus.final_Chr_v1:
TCTATGAATAATTAAGCCAAGCTGTCCATATGTCCTAATGAGGACATGGCTTAGCTGTGCTGGAGCAGAGGGAGCTTCTGTCTGCTGTGGTTCAGTGTTAATCAGTGGCCACTGTGTATTAACAGGAAATATGCAGCAGGAGGAGTGTGCATGTCCTCAGCTAGTCTGGAGGGGAAGACAGTCCTCATCACAGGGGCCAACACAGGGATCGGGAAGGAGACTGCCCTGGACCTGGCAGTGCGAGGTGACTCTTTGGTTTTACATTTAACCATACAGCACAGCGCCAGTTTACAACCATTATCactgacaacaaacaacagtagtctgaataaaataagACTGAACTAAGTAAGTTAAAGAGTATTCTTCTATCCCATATcataatatatacatttatattttatgtataaaaGAAAGATAGACTGAAAGACTTGCAGAAGACATGCAGAATGTAGActgattttttcccctcatCGTATTAATTTGATAAAATCTGAAGTGAATCATTCCACTGACTTGTCCTCACATTATTAACAGTTTACTAGCAGAAACTGCACTGATTGAGCCTTTTATTCTGTGTAATATTGGTCAACGGGAAATATAAGAAATTGCCATTAGTGACAACTTGAATGACTTTGGCTCGTCATTACAAGCAGCACATATACGTGTTACATTTGCCAAAACCTAATGCACAGACTggttgggatggtggatgggagGAGAGTTGGGCTCCATGATCAGCCTGATATGATTATGCGCTGTACATTGCTGCAAACTATGGGTCTGTGACATTCATACATTATTTTGCAGCGGACATGTTTGGTCGGACAGGCTTGGTTACTTGGTTACGGTTAGGAAAAGACCATGttgtggcttaaaatacctggtttcgTTGACACAACCATCTCTGGAAATTTCTTGCTAAAACCACCTGGTCTTGTTGTTTGTTAGTCTTGAGCAGTAGTTTGCAGCCAGGCTTCATACCACCCCCATCCCTCTACCTCTgtatgacaaagtcagctcatatatacATGCAATCTGAACTACATCACTGCAGAGATGTTATGCtacgtatgaaatgtacaaatgtaacatatctcccagcaagcattttttgatttaaaaaatgtctaatagccgtctacatgaagacctgacgcctaggctaaatcacggctgaatttgggctgtcagtgaaaatttggtagaagtctaaccatagccaaagtgtagacgtcatcaattatacggctatgtagagactatgtccaaaaaatggagataaacatattttaattactgttgactctccatacgtgattgaatatcataccgcacgccatctgcaatggcgaaaattacatttaatcaatttcaaaattaaatccgctagatttgggttacatgtagctagactaaatcagagctaaatatagccaatacgtttaaatcacgactattgATTGCTGGGCTGACTGTAAGAGCTATGAATTAATTTAGAAAGAGTGGATTTTGTAAGATTTGTAGGATTAATACGTTTTGGGatggtttatatttttgtattgttaGATGTTTTAGCATAGGGACATAGATATGGACATTGACACTTGTAATTTATATCagttgtattatttttttttttttttttgctggagaGAGAGGGTGCCGTATTTTTTGTTGActgcacttttctttgtttgctgtGATCATTTTGATTATAAGTTTGTACATGTTATAATAAGTTGATTCCTTtgcattaatacatttatttaatgtattttttggatCTCAGCAATTCTTTTGTTGATGTGTCAGACAAATAAACCAGGCCCAGCCTCAGCCCCTCAGTGACTTTTAGTTTGTTTCCTGCAGTCGCTACACcaatgtttgcagaaatgtacagtagggtgccccaggaatgagtcctaaaacccagacaTGAGTTAGCATTTCAACACTCTGGTGTCCtcatcttgaagtcagtgggtttttcaTTAGATGCCTGACTTAAGGTCTGTGgtcaacacaagcttaagagactttcatgttttgttttatgacataaaatacgtcagtaaatgccccacttgtttattttacagcttttatgtgtcttaaaaaaggtggttgttAACAAGTTGCTAAATgggactacagaatgtcatcacaccgaacatggctttacagctgTGCTGTGGAGGCAACGTTAAACCATGCGACCGTAGTGTAGTTCGTTAATAGCTTAACGTTAGCAACTGACTTCTGGCGATTGCCTTTAGGCTTCAATAATCATGCAAATTATGTTCATTTgggaagattatcttgctgaacaaaacgtgtaagtatcataaacatcTGTTtcccacagagcttattttcgttaataatccaaaatccaatgggacAAATCCCACAGGCTTTTTGACGAGAGAACCAGTGTGATGCTAACCTCTGCGTCAGCCTACCaaaaaacgtcatccctggagAACTCTATGCCAATAtatcttctggcgactgggctgttcTGCAATAGTCGAGGACgatcaaaccaaacactggctctagaggaGATCTGTTGCATTTCTTATGTTACCTGAAGGCCACTGGAGGTTCTGCTGCACGCTTAAAAAGGGAGGGATATTCAGTTGGTTGTAATCTCcaacctcacagctagatgccactaagtcctacacactggtcctttaaagctttatttttaaagcttaaAACTCAATGCAGATATTAGAGTTTATGATCTTTGGTTGACGTTGTTGTGTTATGACGAAAGTGTTTTGCTTGAGGAGTGACATAAGAAGAAACCTCCTTTTATAAATGGCTCCACGCACCACAAGTCAACAGACACACCCTCTATCTTCTGTTCTGTTAATTAACGTAGTTTCTGTTTTGTTCATAGTTTAGCTGCTGCTTATTTTTCACATGACAGGGGCTCGGGTGATCATGGCATGCAGAGACGTGGACAAAGGAGAAGAGGCGGCGGCCAGTATACGAGCTGCGTACTCTAACGCACAAGTAGAGGTTCGAGAGCTTGACTTGGCAGACACCTGCTCTATACGAGCCTTCGCACAGAAGTTCCTGAGAGGTAAGCACAGAGTCACATCTACTCACAGAACCCTGCTTTGCTGTTATCTAACAGTTTCCGCAGCTGACACGTTCCTTTTGTTGTGATGTTGTCTCCTTCAGAGGTTAACCATCTTCATATCCTCATCAACAACGCTGGAGTGATGATGTGCCCGTACACAAAAACAATTGATGGCTTTGAGATGCACATTGGAGTCAATCACTTGGGTAAGACTGCAGCGAAATTTACTTGAATCAATTAACAGGACTGAAAACATGATGGAGTAACTGACTGATCCATCTATTGTATCAGAATATTTCATGCACAATTAATCGGCCCTACTCAAGCAAAAATGATTGATGTGAAGGATcctaatattttatttacatgcaGGGACACACAGTAGATGAGTTGGGAACATAATAGTCTTCCTGCCTGTAGTTCACACATTTCATAAGCATAATGGGTGTTGGGGTTGTAcaaggtacttatccatagtcagtgttttACCTGCAGTAGATGTCTGTTGGCACACCCCTGTTAtgaagaagcaggcaggagtaccgccacggaagctaagcaatgtactgctgttgaTGGGGGTTGGCAGCAAAACGCATTTTAGCCACCTCAAAAAAGTCAGTAGCAATTTAAGTTTATGCTGTTGAAAGTATTTTTATCGCTTTATCTTGCCGTCAGATAGGCAAGGCCTTGTGAGTAACCTGTGAGAGTGTATACAGAGAGAGGCAGCTCTCCTGGGGTGTCATGGTGGAGACACATGCCTGACAGAGTGATGATAGTCAGCAGAATTAAGTGTTAAGTGTTAAGATAAGTTCAGGGCTACTGTTAaacctcatgagaaggccatgttttgtggtgaagactgcaataaagaCATTGCTGATGAACAGCACTTGAACGCCTCACCATCCTTCCTTCCGCAGAGTGGTCCGCACCGCAAGAAGCGAGTTACCAGCTAATAACAAGCcaagctaaaattaatgttaataagccagTTTGTTCTGAACTACGGTTTGGAGCCAGTAAGCTGTTCCTGAGTGAAGTACAGTAACATACGCTactgtcaaagccaccagactccattgagaaaaatagTAATTTGGTTcgttgaacacaggagctgctggtctactactGCCTCGATTAGTTAGTTCATTTGTGCTATTGTCTGACTTTGGTCAGTCTGTactaactttttttaaatgccagTGTCacgcaataacacaaactaaccaacTGATCGAGgtagcggtagaccagcagctcctgtgttcagcaatgtaaAATTACgtttttctcaatgaagtctggctttgaataGAGCGATATAACAGCTCCAGTTCCTTGCTGTTTGACCGCAATGTAAAGcgatgaaaatattctaaacataGCGTACACTTGAGCTAATATTGATTTTAATGTGGGACTTTTATTAGGTGGCTAAATATGTATTGCTGttgcccccgtccacagcagtacagtaCATTGCCTAGCTTCCACGTTGGtactccagtctgcttctctaaactggggAGTTGCCGACCACCTTCTACTCTATATCACACTTACTATGGATAAGTGCCCCATAGaaccccactttaaaagatccaaactatcccttaaACGGGATTTTGGATCCTGACAGTCTCTTAAAAGATCTAATTTACAGTTTCTTCAGTGGTGTTTTAAACACCATCATCATGTTAGAATATTGTTTGCTGTCTTATGTTGTCACTCACATCTGTCTAAAGCTACTTACTGTAACCAACTATCCATTTATATggtaaatgtgaaaatacaatataataataactatAAAATGCAAGATAAAATGAGTTAGAGGTTAATACTTCTCGCACATCCTTGGATGACAGGGTCTGAATTTGAAAGctgaagttttgtttttacagtcagGTTAATAACaatacagactgtgtgtgtgtgtgtgtgtgtgtgtgtgtgtgtgtgtgtgtttagcacTGACTGTATGTGTTTCTTACTTGTGGCAGGGCACTTCCTGTTGACGTCCCTCCTGATCGGGCTGCTGAAGCGCAGTGCGCCGGCCCGGATCGTGGTGGTTTCATCTCTTGCTCACAACTTCGGCTGGATCCGTTTCCATGACCTTCACAGCCAGGGAAGCTACAACAGCGGATTAGCGTACTGCCAAAGCAAACTGGCAAATGTGCTCTTTGCCAGAGAGTTGGCGCGTAGACTCAaaggtacacaaacacacacgcatataatcaaacacatgaaacatggGAGAATGGACAGATGACTTGCTTTGCTTTGGCAGAGAGTAGTAACAGAGACAGGACTAGTGATTAGAGCAGGTGTGAAACCAACAACAACttgtattaaaggaatacttctcccaaatgatctttttttttttaatcgatAACACATTCTGTTAGTAGAAGTCTTTTGATACAGGAAATAATAACATTTCAAAttcatcagaagaaaacatcTTTTTGCCTAAAATGTCAGGTAATGAAAATGGAATTAAATTATCTTGAAGAAAAATAAGAGTAAGCAAAAAGCCACTTCACTTGAGCTCAAGTTTCAGGCAGTTTATAAAAAGCAACAGTGTTTTCTAATAGTCAGACTGATACTGCAGATTAGATAGAAGAAAAAATGTCGCCCATAGTGATTAACGTCTGTTGTCCTCACAGATACCAACGTGACAGTGAACTCAGTCCACCCAGGAACAGTGAACTCTGACCTGACCAGACATTCGACCCTCATGACGATATTTTTCACCGTCTTCTCCATGTTCTTAAAAACACCTCGGGAAGGAGCACAAACCAGCATCTACTGTGCTGTGGCAGAAGAACTGCACTCAATCTCTGGGAAACACTTCAGGTAACCAACAACAAGCTTGAAATCTGTCAGGTTCACTGTGAAGACCCGAGGATCTGAAATTGGTTGTGGATGcaaatttacttatttttttatttttactgtaaacaagtaaacaaaatCTAGACAAAGGAGCAAAATGTGCAACCTTGTTCCAATCGTCCCTCACCCCCACTAGCCACATCTACAAGCCAGGATTCTGTATGTTTTCATTGCTATTCTGATCCTCAGGGAACAGCATTGGGgcctgtttatttcctgtcAGCTACTGCATTAACAAACCGGACTCGGGAAGGAGCACAAACCTAAAAACACAGGGTTCAACCCCAATGGGCTTGGTTTAGTAGGACCTAGCAATGCTTGCTTCGATGAGCTCTGTGACCATCTCAGGTGTGCTCTGAGTGCACAATCATACTGTATGTGATAACCTCTGTGCACCTTTGTAAGAATACAGGGCAAAAATCTTAAATTTTGGTTTGATAAAAATGAGAAATTGGACCACAGAAATAAagtaatcatcatcatcaatattTTTCAGCCAGCCTCAGGTTGTTGCTATACGTGTCTGACAGCATTTCTACAGAGATCAACCTTTTCATtcaagagtaagatcctttttattTGACCTGAAACAGCCCCGAATTCACTATCACCAActtcaccagactccatttaaataaacactaattTAATCATCATTAAACACAATTCATTCAatgtcgacagaaacaaaataaaactcacaaaagatGGCTTGCTtggtctttccactgttccaacaatcaccagctcttgTTTGGTTGAAATGAACCCTTAATCCCCCCAGTtggatgtgaaaacatgctggctctatacaccccaaaattattgtttttttaaatggagtctgatgGGTTTGCCAAACACGATTTCAggactgtttctggttaaacaaaaaagatcttactctttaacaaaggGGCTAGACTTAGATGTTTGCAAGTCTAGACAGGACTGTCCCTCAGCCAGGAGTTATTAACCGTTGTATTTTACCAGCTGAAGGGAAATGGGACATGAGGTATCAAATTGTGCAGCAGGCGTGTTCCTGTAGAAGCCATGCGGTTACCTGATCTCAACTTCTTTATTAATGTTTCATTCCCCAGTGTCTTGTAAAAGACTACACAACCCACAAGCTTTAGTGTCACCACGGAAAATTTGCCTGCTTCACAGCCCTGTCATCTTTAATTACTCCAACATGGTTTTGCCATTAGACAGGTGGTAATTTTTTAATATGATTTTATGGCCTGTCTGTGTTCTCCCAGTGTCCTTGATTTTGGATGGTTTAGCTGAaagttttaaacttttattAAAGAGGTTTTcttacatacttttttttttttttttttttaaaaagggcaACCATTTTAAGCTCTACTTGTTTTGTCTCTCATCAAGCTATTTCTcctcatttcattcattttgtgaTATTGTTTATCTATGATATAAAGAATCATTGTAAAAGTTAAACCTGTATACTGCAGATAATAATGTAAGGCTAACAATACAGTCTACAACCTCAAGGTtagctagcagctctgtgaggctgtgctaAGTGCTAACACTAGCACTGCAAAACGCTCATAATGACAACATAATATTCACTGGGTATACCTTTGATCATGTTCACCATGTtattttagcatgttagcatgctgacattttgctAATGAGCACTAAAAGCAAAGTACAGCTCAGGCTAATGGGAATGAGGCTGTATTAGCAGgtatagagtgctccagggatgatgtttttcaaaAGGCCGATGCTAaagttagcatcgccctggttccctcatcaaaaagcctatgtgggtttttttcaaTGGATTTTGTATTACTGCAGAAAATCAGCTCAATGGTAGACAAAAGTTTGATACTAACGCATGTTGTtgagcaagataatcttcacaaatgaacactgctttaatgatttttttaagcctaaatgcaatcggcagaggtaaaaagctaacgttaggctataaacagaCGACACCGTGGTCccacaatgaggctgtaaagccgtgttcagcacaatgatgttctgtagtctcatttagccaatTGATAGCAACTGTCTTTTTTAGGACACATAGAAGCATCAAAATTcacgagtggggtatttactggcgtattttatgtcatagaacaaaatgtgaaagtctcttaagcttgcgttagccacagaccttatttcaggcatctaaccaaaaacccatttaaaaagCCAATTGACTTCAAGACAAGGGAAGCAGGAGTGGAAAAATGCTCACTCATTTTCGGGTTTAGGTCTCATTGCTGGCGCACTCTACTTGttcataaaccaaagaattgaacaaatttaaattttgacTTGATGATGCCAGATGAAAGATGCTAGGAGATAAGTTAAGAGATCAACAGAGTGAATATAATGTAGTCTGAGGGGGACAcaaatgtctgtaccaaattttatAGCAATCCATGTCATGGCTGTCAATTGTCAATCTCAGAGGGACACTGAGGAAAAGTCAGTAGATCACTAAATTCAACAGGAGTCACCCCTTGGGCACCATGTTTATTTTCACCAAATTTCAGGGCGATCGGCCTTATAATaattgttgaaatatttcagtctggaccaaagtggtggacagaCCCATGTTCCCATTCTTTCCAGTTGGTTTGTTTCAAAGTTCCTAACTTTGTTTCATCCTTTGTGAGGGTAGTTGTACCTTTACTTTTCACATTATTCATTGCTAGTTTCTTGTCATTTAATCTATCTACAAGTTAAGTATCATTGTAAGTCACCACAGATAAAAGTGAATTTACTGGACATTTTAAAGGCACCAAGACATATTAAGTTCCTTGTGTCTGCTCATTTCAAGTGCTGACAGGTAAAATACTGTCATGCTGAAGGAAATCACTGCCCCCGGAGTGCTGAGTCACTGCATTATTAGCTTTTATGTAATAGTCACTCCCCCTCTTGTCATTTCAGCGACTGCGCCCCTGCCTTTGTAGCCCCACAGGGAAGAAGTGAGGAGACAGCGAGGAGACTGTGGGACATCAGCTGTGAACATCTCGGTATCGAGTGGGACTGATTCAACTTTTAACCACCATCTATCTCAGTTCTCAAAAGGAGTCCTTATTCTTTCTTtatcattcatttcattatggttTCGATGTTCTGTACTTTGAGTGTTTCTTACCTAATAAGCAGTCAGGTAATACTGTAAGAGGTACTCTCATGTGAAGTTGCTTTTTTGTGTAATAATGcagtaattacattttaataacttGAGTATTTTGGTGCTCAACGACAGCTGCTCAAACCAAAACCACTCGACTGTATTATCATGTAAACACAAATAACTTTTTGACTCTATATTTTTGTGACACAATGTGAATACAGTGTAGACAAAAAAGCAACTTGATGTATTGTAACGCTGTAGGATACTGTGAAGGGTCAAGCCAGGGTAAATGACCAGCATCTTTAtcaaatattgtctttttcttttttattcctgCAGAATTTGCAGCTAAATTGCTTGACTTTTGTGCCAGCATTTATAAACAATTGCAGGGGTTCTTACGGTGTTTCCAGGTTGATAAAACAATTAGTAACCTATCTAAGATCAGCGTCGGTCTGAGCCATGATTACCGCTTGAATTgcataaatgtattttgtgatAACTGTAGTCAGTGTAGGTTATTATAAGAAGGTTTTTCTATATTACCCAAGTCAGACTTAGAATCATGTCGTTGCAATACCTGCAGAGAACTTTTTGCCATTTGCattgccaaaaactgcacattCCTGGAGGAACTACAGTTTTACATTTATAAGGATCTCCTGAGTCATGTTTCCTTttcagcattcacagacaaggTTGCCAAGAGTTTACATTCTGTGTTTTATACAAGTGAAACATGCCTTTTACTACACTTATATTCATGTTAAGAGTTGAATGTTTACATATGATGTAAATAAACGGAGATATTACTATAACGGTGCTCGTACCAAATCCTTGAAATTCAGTTTAAGATCAACAAAATGTCATCAGCAAAGTAAGAACTGGATGGTTAgtacacagaaacagaaacaggtcATCTCGAGTCATGAAATGTTGGAAGAAAATTGAATCAGAGGAAATGAGTCAGATCTGATCCAAAACagtacaaaatacacacacatcctaACGTACAATAAAGTGGGTGCTGTACCAAAGAAACGTCTGGCAAAATAGGAAACAAATAAGTCTGCACAACAAGCAGCTCCCTTTTAGAAGGATTTTAATGCAGAGTAACATTTCGAGCCTACAGCTCTTCCTCAGTTAAATCTGAGAAAAGGTTGTAggctcaaaacatttttcagatCTGATCCAATCCAATCGCCAGAAATAATGATGGCAAtgtgcgtttctgcaaaccacagatatgttaaaaATTGTACATTAACATGTAGCACATATGTTGAAACTTCACATTTCTTTTCGTTTTActaacactgtggttaacatatGGTTaggttaggcacaaaaaacagctGTGGTTGGGataagatcatgtttgggcttgaaaaatccagttttggtggaACAACCACGGCTGAGGAAGCCATCAGTGTCTCTGTAAAGAATAAacgcttttcatggcactatcacCGCTGGGAaaaaagcaactgtttgctaacgaACACGCAACTTTGCTGGCTTAAATGCTGCTGGGATGCTCGCTAAAGTACAACCACTTAAGACCAGATGTGATAtgcccaaaacacacaaatgtcatgtatttgtgatttgcacaaaagtacaatgccaacatttttaacTGATGACTGGGCTGTTTCATCACAGTGTTACTGTGGAAGGAACAGTTCGACAtttttgggaaatgtgcttatttAGTTTCTTGCCAAGAATTAAAATACTGACACCACATTCATATCATAGACTTTAAAAATAAGGTTCATATCTGTATGCTTAACATGAAGCTAATACTAGCAGCCAACTAACTTAGCTTAGcgtaaagactggaaacaaggaaacagctagcctagctctgtCCACAGTTAAGCAAAACTCTAGTtagccaggctaactgtttcccccataatgctaagctaagttagctCAGCGAAGCTAAGCTAGCAGAGAACTAAGTTAGTTCACTGCTAGGGTTACCTTCATATGTAAGGGCTCAGGCCCACATGAGCAAGTGCAGGCAAGTGACTAAAGCCTGCCGAAGCGATAGTCGTGCTAAATATTGGCAGCACCTGATGTGACGGACACagaaagctagcttgctagcaaATGTTGAGTACCTTGCTAGTAAATACCGcacaataaatgtttttaaacttttattggTACACTGTACATTGTCTTACGCTCCATGTCTGTCTCCTGACTGAGGTCATTTCTATTTGTCATGACCAATATCAGACAATATCAGCTGGTTAAACATTGCAACAATTACTATCGCCTCCACATAACTTTGCTATTGGTTGAGGCGGCAACTTTTCCACTCCAAGTTCGACAAAGTTGACCTCCCCACGATGTGAAGATGCGAAATGGTTTTTCCACCAgaagcaaatattttatttgcccCTCTGCTCACactagagatgtaccgataccaccttttccttcccgatactgatactgatccctgaaccttaggtatctgccgatacgAGTACCAATCTGATACcagcgcgtaaaataaaaatggatgggatatgaattgatgtatgtctcaactcctaaatctccatgtaaaatattaagaaataaatacataatagtagaatgaatgccataaaacttttttttattatcattatccagtgttgacacagatcaagacacaaaaaagacattttaaaggatacagtagaatgctttttaaactccgctccaTTTCCATTTGGTTTGCCTGTAGTgtgcgtatgcgtaatgacaCATACGCAAACTACAGGCAAACCATTGcatgaggcattacgtggtatcggattggtcataggctgtactcgccgatacctGATACCGCATTTTACATAGTATCGGAGgtatttccgatactggtattgttatcggtacaactctagcTCACACTGAATACAAGTAAACAGGAGTTGAATATTCCCCAGTGTCAGTTTTGCTCATGTGTGACTGTACTCTAAATCAAGAGTGGTATCATTCTTCTCATTTAGCTAACTAACgtcaagaaagcaaaaaaagtgtatttcccCAAGTGTCAAccttttcctttcatttcaaGACACTTGGCAGCATTAAGCTCAATAACCCATATTTTtgtatattacatttttatttatcatttcattttattttacaggggGATGGAGAAAacaattacatttcaaaatcaTTTTACCATTTTTTCCAAAAgaagtttatttcttttaaactCACTAAGTATAAAGTGCGGCAGTGATGAGACAACAGTCCAAGTTAAGGAGGATTAGAGTGCAAGAATGTCTACACTGGCTTCTTTTTCATCTCTTGCCAATCAACACTCACTATCACAGGAAGATCCGTCAGTCTCAGTCGTCAGACTAGTGCAGCAGAGCGAAGCGAGACAAAGGGACAACACAGTGTCTCCCCTAAATAAAGATGACCTTGACGACGTAATCAGAGTCTTTAAAAGGCAGCTTCTGTAGCACGGGTGATTGTCATGTAAATTAATGTGGTGATGATACATTTGCACTGTTATCTTGTGGCCAGGGTGCAGGTTTGTGGGAAAAATAATagacccaaaaaaaaaaaaaaacaacaacaacaacaaaaaaatcgaACATCACAAGACAACCATATGGCAAAAGTTAAatccctttttttaaaattatttgacTGATTATCAACATAAGTTAATGATGTGGATTTATATAGTTCAGACAGATATGGGTCAAGTCTCCCATGAGAACAGAGTGAAAAGCATGATGAAAATTAGCGATGCTCAACAGGAGACACAAGATGTGGCTAGAAACTAGCCATCCAGAGACAAAACTCATGACTATTAGAGTTGGAATTCTGGATAATGACCTAAACTTGATCCATAACATAATCTGTAAGTAGGTCCCTTTTTGTATCCAACCTAAATTTTACT
This window encodes:
- the rdh12 gene encoding retinol dehydrogenase 12; translated protein: MMPFAVSLSPLLRSAPLYALTSAVLPTEQWRPAGGDRKAHIRDIMLLLIIAAGLGVGTVLVILFAPHIRKYAAGGVCMSSASLEGKTVLITGANTGIGKETALDLAVRGARVIMACRDVDKGEEAAASIRAAYSNAQVEVRELDLADTCSIRAFAQKFLREVNHLHILINNAGVMMCPYTKTIDGFEMHIGVNHLGHFLLTSLLIGLLKRSAPARIVVVSSLAHNFGWIRFHDLHSQGSYNSGLAYCQSKLANVLFARELARRLKDTNVTVNSVHPGTVNSDLTRHSTLMTIFFTVFSMFLKTPREGAQTSIYCAVAEELHSISGKHFSDCAPAFVAPQGRSEETARRLWDISCEHLGIEWD